The Dehalobacter sp. DCM sequence GCCCCGTGGGGAACCAGAAGCCGTCCGATTTCCTCCGGCGTCACATAGGACGATTCAATGTGAATGTGACCGTCGATGAAGCCGGGAAGAGCATACTGTCCATGGGCATCAATTTCCTGCCGGCCTGTATAATCGCCAATTCCTGCAATGCAGCCATCCACAATCGCGATGGCTTGGCCTTCGATGATGGCAGCATTATAGACATCCACCACCTTGCAGTTTTTGATCACCAAATCCGCAGGTAGTCTGCCTGCCGCGACCTCAATTCGTTTTTTTAACGCTTCTTTTTCCATAAAAACGTCTCCTCTATCTATCCAAAAGCGTACCATGCTAACTTAGAAAAGACAAACGTCCCCTTTATCCTTCTTTTAACCCCAGAATCGGATCAAAGGTGGTGAGTTTCACACAATCCACCGGGCCGACATCGGTGATCGCATAATCGGGAATCGCCGTAATCGGCAAAAAGAACATATACATGAGCGGCTCCGGTAAGTTGCAGCCCAACTGCTTGGCTGCAGCAGACAGCTCTTTTTCCTTGGCTGCGACCGCTGCAGGCTCCGCGTCGCTGGCAATCCCGCCAACCGGCAGCGGCAGAAAGCTCAACACGTCGCCGTCAGCGACCAGAACCTGACCGCCGCCGTTTGCGATGAGATAATTGACGGCGATCGCCATGTCTTCGGCACTGACCCCCATGACAATCAGGTTATTGTCGTCGGGTGCTGCTGAGGAAGCCATCGCGCCGCGCTTCAGATTCCAGCCCGAGCAGAAAGCCAGGGATCGGTTGCCGTTCACGCCGAAACGTTCAAGTACGGAAACCATGGCGACATCCTGTTCACTGTCCGGAAGCACCACACCGTTTTCCACTCGAAGGGTCACATCCCGCCGTTTGCGGACAAAAGGTCCTTCCACGTTCATCGCCAGAACACGTGCGGTTCCTTTCACGATCGGTACCTTGTATTGAAAATCTTCTTTGGTGGTTTTTTCGCACTTTAATTGACTGCTTAAGACGGCACTGCGCGGGGGCGCTTCCAAGTTGAAGGTCAATGCGCCGTCCTTCGCCACCAGCTTGCCGTTGGTGATCACAGCCTGTACCCGGAACTGTTCCGGGCTGTCAATCAGCAGAATATCGGCGATTCTTCCTGGAGAAATGGAGCCGACCTTGTCGTCAATGCGGTAGGCCTCAGCACTGTTGATGGTCGCCATTTGAATCGCGGTCATCGGCTCAACACCGGCGGCGATGGCGAGGCGAACCAAGTGATCCACATGTCCCTTCTCCAACACATCGGAGGGGGTGACGTCATCGGTACAGAAACTGACGCGTCTGGCCAGCGCGGGGTTTACTTCCGTCACAGCCCGAATGTTCTCAGCCAGAAAATGGGTGACGGAGGATTCCCGAATCAGCATATGCATCCCTTTGCGCATCTTTTCAACTACTTCTTCGTGGTCATAGCTCTCGTGATCCAGCCGGACCCCTGCACACAGATAACCGTTTAGATCGTTGCCCCGCGCCATGGGTGCACAGCCGAAGATCGGCAGGCGGTTCTTGGCGGCCTCGGCGATGGCCCCCAGGGCATTCTCGTCCTCTTCCTGAATGGCTTCCCGCACGGTTTCCCATACACCATAGCATTCCTGCCATGGTTGAACTACCCGGTGGATTTCCGGATTAAAGTTGCAGGCGATGGTGGAGGTCGGAAAGGTATAGGGGGTTTTATAAGGAGCGCCCCAAAATACTTTCAGGGGACTCCTTTCCGCCTCGGCCAATACCTCCCGCAGGCCTTCCAGTCCGGACACAGAAATATACTCATCCAGCCCGGATACCATGCTGGTGGTCCCACACGGCACCACCGCTTTGGCAAAGCTCGTGATACTCAGCTTGCTGCATTCGCTGTGAATATGTCCGTCGATGAGTCCCGGGACAAGGTATTCTCCGGAGGCGTCAATAATTTCTGTCTCCGGCCCGAGATAGGCCTGCACATCGCCTACAGCAACGATTGTATCCTGATAAATAGCCACATCCGCCGGATAGATCTCGCTGGTCATCACATTGACCAGTGTCCCGTGCAGAATCGCTTTTTCCGCCGGGATCAACGCTCTTCCGGCGCGAATCAGCGTTTTTAAGTTCTCGACTGTTTTCTCCATGAATCTGTCATCTCCTTGTTGCGCTGGGGGCTATTATTTCCAAGTGCCGATGACATTCTCCACCAGGAATTCCTGGGTGTTAATCTTATCATCACTGAGGGTCTGACCCGCCGGGACCAAACCATTTCCTTCGTTGTCCTTCAACTCACCGCCAAAGACGGTAATTTTACCGCTCTCGATATCGGCCTTGGCTTGCAGGACTTTGTCTTGGACATCTTTGGGGACAATCGCGTCATTGAAAGCAGTAATCTTGGCACAGTCGCCACCTTCGTAATAATAGGTGTCGCTGCTGGCGGTTCCGTCAACCACAGAAGCCATAATATCCTTAAAGATCGGTGCGAAGTTCCAGACATAGGAGAATAGCACGGCCTTAGGTGCCAAGGCCTGCATATCGACGTTGTACCCGATACAGTATGCCCCATTGGCTTCGCACGTCTGCGGAATTGCCGGCGAGGATGCTTCCATGCCCATGTACTTGATGCCTTGATTGATCAGGGTCTTGGCACTTTGAGTTTCAATATCGACATCGTACCAGCTGTTAGCCCAAACCACTTGAACCTTGGCTTTGGGATTGGCGTATTTTGCCCCCAGCGCATACCCGTTAATCGCTGCACGTACTGAAGCTTCCGACATGCTGGCTGCAAAGCCCAGGGTATTGTTTTTGGACATGAGGGCACTGGCATATCCAGCCAGGAACATGCCTTCATAATTGCGGATCTGATAGCCGATCAGATTCGAAACCTGATCCCCTTGCTGGGCGACGATGATATCCGGGTTTTGCGCAGCCAGTTCGGAAAGGAAGGTGGCATAGCCGGCGCTGGCACCGATGATCAGATTGACCCCTTCACTGGCCAGAGCGTTATACGCGTTACTTACAGAGGTCTGATCTTCCGCGACATTTTCAATCACTTTTAAATTCTCTTCAGGAATTCCGAGCTCAGTCATGGCCGCGAGCAGGCTTTCATGCGTGGCCTGGCACCAGCCGCCGTCATTGACGACCAGCGAGGTGATTTCACCGATTTTGATGCTGGAATAGTCAAGCTTGGTTCCCGAGGCTTTCTCCGTTGCGCTGCCGGAGCATCCGGCCAGGAGTGTGACGGCCATGGCCACGATGAGTAACATACTGATCCATTTTTTCTTCATACTGACTTTCATTTCTTTTCTTTCCTCCTTGTTTTTAACGTTCTTCACGAACGTATTTTTGACACAATGCTGCTGGTTCTGCCGTATGTATCTTGCGAAAACTGCCCGTGGTTATGATTAAGGCAACGACGGTTGCCGCATACGGAAGCATACTGTAAAACTGGGTTGGGATTCCCGGTAGGTACACCTGCAGGTTCATGCCGAGGATGCTGATGCCACCGAAAAGCAGGGCACCAAGGGCAGCAAATCCCGGGTTCCAGCGAGAGAAGGCGACCAAAGAAAAGGCAATCCAGCCCTTCCCTCCCGTCATGCCTTCATTCCAGAAATTCGTGTAGGACAGGGTGATACAGGCGCCGCTGATGGCGGTCATCGCACAGCCAAACATCACATAGAGATACCGCAGCCGAAATACATTGGTACCTGCCGTGTCCAAAGAAGCCGGGTTTTCTCCGAGCGCCCGCAAGATCAGTCCCGGCCGTGTTTTCTGGATGTAAAATAGGCTCAAAGGCACGATAATGTACATGAAATAAACGAGAAGATCCTGATGAAAAAAGATCTCGCCGACTACCGGGATCTTACTCAGCAGCGGAATCGCGATTTTTTCAAATTTGACTGCCGAAGCAATTCCTGTGACGTTCTTGCCAATGAAACCGCTCAAACCGCTGCCAAAGATCAAAAAGGCCATGCCGCACACCGTCTGATCCGCCTGAAGGGTCACAGTCAGAAAGGCAAACACCAGACCCAACACCCCACCAACCCCGATGACCGCCAGCAGGGCAAGTGCCAGATTGTTGGTATGGACCACCGTTAAGAAGCCGGAGACCGCTCCCATGAGCATGATGCCTTCAATCCCGAGGTTCATGATTCCGGCACGCTGGGAAAAAATCTCGCCGATGGCCGCATATAAAATCGATACGGCGTAAACAATGGCTGCGGCACAAATGGAAGTGATAAGCACACTCATCGTTTCGACACCTCCCTATTGCCCGCCGAATAATATGTTATTTTATAGTGATTCAAAAATTCACCGGCAATAACAAAGATCATAATCGTTCCTTGAAGCATGGTGGCGATTTGCGACGGTACACCCATGAGCTGGACAGCCGCACAGCTGTTTTGCAGACCGCCGAATAAGATCGAGACGAGGATGACCACCAACGGGTTAAACTGGCTGAGATAGGCGACGACAATACCCGTATAGCCGCTGCCGCCGGGCAGCTGTGCCTGTACGCGATGCACGATGCCGGTCACTTCCACAAAGCCGGCCAGTCCCGCCAATGCCCCACTTAAGGCGAAGACGATTAAAATATAGCGTTTCACTGGTATACCGGCATACTCCGCGGACCGGGTGCTGTTCCTGATCACGCCGATCTGATAGCCACCGGTGGTATGTTTCAAAAATAGCAGCAAAAGAATAGCAATCCCGATGGCGAGCAAAACGCCGGAGCTTGTTCCACCCAGACTTGGAAGATACATGGACTTCGGAATGGTCGTGGTCATCGCGGTGGTTTGCCGGGGTGCCATCCAGGGACCGTAGCAGAGATAATCCAGAAATAGCAAGGCGATATAATTGAGCATCAGGGTGACGATGGTTTCATTCACCTTCCAATACGCCTTCAGCACCGCGGCAATCATCGCCCAAAGACCGCCGCCCAGTGCGCACAGCAAAAACATGACGAGCAGATTGAGCGGCGTCGGCAAGGCCGGTCCGAAAATCGCAAATCCACCGCCAAAAATCGCGCCGATGGCATACTGCCCTTCCGCACCGATGTTATTCAAATTCATTTTAAACGCCATCGCCACACTTAAGCCGCAAAACATCAACGGCAGCGCTGCATTGATACTGTTATAGAGTCCTCTGGCATTCAGAAAAGAGTAGGAGATCATTTTGGCATAGACGGCAATCGGATCAAATCCATTGGCGATGATCAAGAGCGAGCTGAAAACCAACGCCAGGACGACACACACGATGGGATTAAGTATGCGTTTGCGTAGTGAAACGGTTTGCTTTTTTTCGAATTGAATATTTCCTATCTTCATCGTCTTCACCCTTAAAGTGACGCACCGGACATCAGGCGTCCGATTTCATCATAATTGGTTTCTGCTGTATGGCGAATTCCCATCAGCGTGCCGTCACACAGCACCGCAACCCGATCCGACATCGCAAAGATTTCGTCCAATTCTTCGGAAATCAGCAGCACACAAGCGCCTCTGTCCCGCTGCGCCAGCAAAATACGGTGGATGGCTTCCGTTGCCCCGATGTCCAGTCCGCGCACCGGATACGCTGCAATGATCAGCGTCGGGTCGCCGTTAATTTCCCTGGCGATCAGCAGCTTCTGCTGATTGCCGCCTGACATAAGACTGACGGGCAAATCCAGCCCACCATGCTTAATCGCATGGGCTTGCACATGGCGCTCGGTCAAAGCCGCAATGGCCTGATTCCGAAGAATACCGCCTGTGCTGTAGGCCGGCGCACTGAATTCCTTTAAGATCGTATTTTGTTTCATATTCATGCCTGGAATCAAGCCCATTTTCAAACGATCCTCCGGGATAAACGCGATCCCCCGGGAGATTCTATCTTTGGCACTGGTTTTGGTTATGTCTGCTCCGCTCATGACAATGCTGCCTGAAGTGACCTTTCTTAGCCCAGCAAGCGCTTCAGCCAATTCACGCTGCCCACTGCCGGCGACACCGGCAATTGCCAAGATTTCACCGGTATGCAGCTGGAAAGAGATATCGTGCAGCGCAACCAGTCCCTTATCATTGAAAACCCGAAGCTGTTTCGCCTCCAAAAGCAGGTTTCCTTGTTCCTTTTGGGGCTTTAGCTTGATTTGCTCCATGCCCCGTGCTCCGACCACGGCTTTGGTCAGACGCGGAATGGTCGCTTCCGCTGCGAGCATTTCATCCTCCACTTTGCCGTTCTTGAGAACCGTAATGCGATCGGCATGCGCCATGACCTCATTCATTTTGTGGGAGATAAAGATCACGGATTTTCCATCGTTGGCCATCTTGCGCAACGTTTTAAACATCTCACCGGCCTCTTGGGGCGTCAAGACCGCGGTAGGCTCGTCCAAAACCAAAACCGCGCTGTTCCGACACAACAGTTTCATGATCTCCACCCGTTGCTGCTCACCCACCGAGAGCTGCCAGACTTTGGCACCGGGGTCCACCGGAAGAGCAAATTTCTCAGAATACGCCCGAATTTGATCCTCCATTTTTTTCTGATTTAAGAAGAAAGCGCATCGCGACATACTCAGAAAGATATTTTCCGCCACGGTTAACGTCGGAATCAGCGCAAAGTGTTGATGTACCATCCCAATATGTAAGTCCGCAGCTGTTTTTGGACTCTTCATATGGACTCTTTCACCTTGGTAAAGGATCTCACCCGTATTGGGTTTGTAAATCCCCAGCAAGATGTTCATCAACGTACTTTTTCCGGAACCGTTCTCTCCCAGCAGCGCATGGATCTCCCCCGGATACAAGCTCAGATCAATGTGATCGTTGGCCAGGGTATTTTCAAATTTTTTCGTAATCCCTTTCATTTCCAACAGAGCAGGTTTTGCCATCGCGTGATTCTCCGTTTCGTGCCATAAAATAAAAAAGACAAATCACAGTTAGGAGTGTAGGCTTCCCGTCCTGCAATTTGACGAATTTTAGGTACGCTATTGAATTGTAAACCAGACAATACTATAAATAGACAACAAAAAAGGATCAGAACCGGTGTTCTCATCCATTTAGACAACCAACGTTGCGTTTTAAAACCAAAAAACAACATTGCTGAAAAAGGAACACCATAGCGTAGGTAATTCATGGTTACCACGTAGAAACTTCCACACCGTATCTGTGGACTCATATGGCTCTTTGTAATCCAAAATATTCTATTCTTCTGAAGTTTAGCATATCATTCGACAAATATCAACAGCGAGTCAAACATTTTCCGAATTGTCTCACGGGTCTCACGGGTTCGTAGGCTGGATTCATGCATCTTTTCAATTTATGTACTTGGTGATGCTATCCTATTGACTATTTCTTCCAGATCTTCGAAGCGGCTTCCCCTGTCAGGCGGTAAACTCTTTCGGCAACTATAACGGAACAATTCCCCAGACCGCACGTGGGTGTAATCAAGGCTTGCTGAAGCAATCGCTCTTTCGGTACGCCCTTCCCGGCCAGCTCATCCACTCCCCTGTAAAAACACGCCAGTACTTCCTCGGAGGTCAGGGCCAAGGCGATCTCGTTGGTCGGGATCAATCCCCAGGCCAGCGTCCCGCCTCTTTCCAGAAACGCCGCCACTTGCTCCGGGTAACAGGTTATGGCGGCAAAATAATCGTAGCCATCAAAGTTGACGATATCGGTTTGGGATGCAAAAATCATACTCCAATCGGTACTGGCACAGACGTGGATTCCGGCAAGACCATCCGCTTGATGAATCGCGTCGATCAACACATTCAGTTCTGCCGTGATTTGTTGTTTGTGCACCGAGTTCGCTCGTTTGCCGGAAAACGCATATAAACCGGGTTCATCTATAAAGAGAATGACTTGTCTTCCGAATGGGCTTAAGGTCTTAGTCTGCCAGTAGGCTTGCAATGCAAGGGATTTGACGATGATATCCCGTAATTCAGCGGAGTAGTAGGCCGATTGATGAGCCGAGTCTGTAATTTGCGTGGCCAACGTGATCGGCCCGGTAATTTGCCCTTTAGTATAAAGCGGCTCTCCCAGCTCTCCTCTTTGGCCCTTGCGGATAAAGTCATAGAATCCCTGTGCGGCATCTTCCGGAATTGCAAAAAAATCCAAAGCATCCGGATTGCCCGCTTTAATTGCGTTAACGCGTTGATAAAAATTCGCCACAGCGTTCTGCCAATGATCTTCCAAAGGATCAAAGAACAGTTTTCCTTCTATGTCCGTCACCAACCCCGAATTAATCAGCGGAAACGCATACTGCTTCACCATCGTATCCTGAGCATTGCGGTGAGGCAGTTGGGGCCAATGCGGGGTCTGAGGCATTGTCTCCCGAATAAGAGTAATTGCACTTTCTGTATCGGCATGCGGCAGACTGCCGATTGCAAGCGGCAGCATTCCAATATTTTTTCTCATAGTCATTCCCCAAAAATCAAAATTATGCTTATTATTGTAGCATGAATTCCTTAGTGACAATACTTATTCGTCCATACTCATCAGTCTTCTAGTAAATGTGTTAATACTTTCAAACCGGGTTTGGACGGTTTTTTCTTCACTGCAATAACAGCCGAGATCACTGATCACATAATCAACACTGCCTATACCAATTGAATCTTCCCTTGGGTTGTAAAATAACAAACTGTCATTAACCTTTCGCATCTCGTCGAACGTTTGAAACCAAATATGATCCCGGGTAGAGATATTTTCCGGGCGTAAGAAACGATAACCGCTGGTTTCGGCCGGTTGCCGATCTCGGAACGTATCCGGATGGTCGCCGTAGATCCGCATGTCCGGATGAGATTCGTCCTTTATCTGCTTCGGATCATCATTTTCCTGATGGCTGCACCCGCTTTTTTCAAACTTATCGCTCGTAACTACCAGGACCACTTCCGGAGATACTTTGTTATTGACGTGTTCTTTCAGCTTGATAATGGAATGATGCCCTGCAGAATGCTTGAATTGATCTTTGGTAAACCCGTTGGCACCCATCATAATAAAGTCAATTTCATAGTGTTCCATTACGTTACCGGCAATGATGTCCGGAATTAAAATGACATCGGTAAAGTCCATTTTTATCAACTCATAGGCCAAAGAAAAACCGTCATGAAATAAAACCCCGTTGTTCAGGTTCAATTGCGTCTTGGGTTGCCCATCACAGACAAAAATCCTGAATTGTTCTGAGATTTCTTTTTTCAATTCGGTACTATAGATATTGTACCGTTTACGCTGGGTATCCTTACTGAACTGCTGCGTAATCAGACAGTCCCTAAAACCGCATAGTGCCTGTACCACCAGATTGCTGTAACCAAACAACAGAATATTGTATTTGAATTGGGAGACGTCCCTTTCTTTCGGGAGAACAAAATCCCAAAAAAACAGTCTGGCGGATTCCCGTATTTCGCTTTTTCTTTGGAAATGCAGCTGGTAAAGCGTATTAATTTCGGTGATGAAGGTTGATAAGTTGGCTGGCAAATTTTGATCACATAGCAATTCACAGCGATCGATCAAGTGTTTTAAGCCAATATGACAGGGCCTTTTTTCCAACAAGTTCTGGCGGATTTGGGCAACGAATTTTTTTAGTTCACTCTTGATCTCTTCCTTGGGAATTTTGGATACTTGGGTGGCTTTGGTGTGCTCTTTGAGGTAATAGCCGGACATATTTGCGATGGACATGAGCACCATTTCAATCAGATTCGAAGCGCTTGGATTGCGCAAAATATTATAATTGATAACCATGCTGAGCAGATCATTAAGCAGCTGCCGTTCGATGTAGTCCGTCACCCTTTCCGCCTGAATATCCAGATAATACGCGAGACCGCCTTTGGCCAGGATATGCATCACACTGGCTAATTCGGTGTGAAGATCGTTCATGACATCCTTGATAATAAACTCGATCTTTTCTAAAACCCAGGTCGGATCATCGACATTCCTTTCTTTGAGCTGTTCCAGCGTTGGGATTCGGAAGCTGACAGTGATTCTGTGTTTTTCTTCATCGATAATGACACCCAGCACCAATTTGCTTTTGATCCAATGCATTTTTAATTCCGAAGGGATATCATAGGCCAGACATATTGCGTACCCATAATCGGGCGCCCGTGACGAATCGATATGTAAGGCATCGGCCAGCCGCAGAAAGGCCGCCAGTAGCTGGACATGATACGCCTCATAACGGATCGGCAGTGTACGGGCACACTCATTGATATCCTCGCGTTTGCGGTGATAACGACAGATCTTGCCGATAATCTCCTTATCTTCCGTATGGTTGGTGTTATTTAATTTATGCTCAAGCCCGCACCGGTCATAATACTCGTAAATGTATTTCTCCGAAGTCAGATGGTGCCGGTCTCGGATTTCTGAATCGGTTAGTTCGATTTGATCTTTATCCGTATTGAATTCGTTGGCCACGGAACGCAGCATCCCAATATCATGCAGCCAGGCCGAAGCCAATAAATAGAAACGTTCCTCTTCCTTTAGTTCAGCAAAACGCGGTATCAACTTCATAATCAAACTCTCAACCGCCCTGCAGTGTTCAGGCCCATGGGTGGTATAAAAAGGCAAAGGCTTTTCGTTGGGAGCATTCCACATTTTCTCAACTCTTTTGCGAATCTTAGCAAGACAATCCTGATGTTCCTTGCACAGAAAATCTTCTGCGCGCATCTCATGTTCTGAGCCTCCCCACTTATTCCCTCCCGGATAATCTGACATTTCTGAACCCTCCCCTCAAAGAATATATACTATTATTCGATTAATTCCTTAATATTCCTTTTTCTAAATTATATGGCGGCCAGAAGGCCGCCATAATTGTTTATGCAAAATACTTATTTTAAGCAAAGAGCCTGAATCCGATTGTAAGTTAATATATTAATAACGAAGACGAATTCAGTCCGATAAGAAATGATGCAATGGGGAGGAGCGAAAACATGACTTATTATCTACCGGATCTGCCGTATCCTGTGAATGCCCTGGAACCTTGGTATGATGCCGAGACGGTCAGAATCCACCATGATTTCCACCATAAAAGTTATGTAGATGGTTTAAACAAGGCAGAGGAAAAACTGAAAGAAGCTCGGGCAAGCGGTAATTTTGATCTGCTCAAACATTGGGAGCGGGAACTCGCTTTCCATGGCTCAGGATTCATTTTACATAACCTTTTTTGGACTAATATGTCGCCCCATGGCGGGGGAGAGGCTTTTGGTCCTATCGCCCAACATATACCGCTTGATTTTGGATCTTTTGCTGTTTTTAAGAATCAGATGAGTGCAGCAGCGGGATCTGTTGAAGGTTCCGGATGGGCCGTGCTCGTATGGAATCCTTTCCTGCGGAAGCTCGAGATCCTTCAGGTAGAAAAACACCAGGACCTCTGTCTCTGGGGATCATTTCCTTTATTAGTGCTTGATGTTTGGGAGCACGCCTATTATCTGAAGTACCAAAACAGGCGCAAAGAATGGATCAATGCCTGGTGGAATCTGGTGAACTGGAACGATGTGAATTATCACTATCGTTATGCCATAAAAGCCTAAAGCAAAATGTGTGGATAATCCATTGCTGACTTAAATAATAAAAATCAACCGTTCGGTTATTTGAACGGTTGATTTTTGTGTTGGGCGGGTGGATATCCTGCTTTCTTTATTACAGCAGATCTTCAAATGCGCTGATGAGTCCGCCCAGTCATTTCTCGATTCCTTCTGAAATTACTGGGGAAAAGGGTTAATACTCGTCACAACTTAGTCTGGAGAAGCCAAACTCATTTGCAGCTGTGAAATATTCCAGACGATCCACGAGCGCAATCTCATCTCTGGCGGGTAAATAAATTCCTCCCTGTTCGGGACGAATCCTCAGATATTCACCGCCTACTACCCTCTCCATTGCAGGCAAAGTGATCGGAGGATCCCAACTTCCTAAGCTGACGATGGCATTTACTTCCGGCTCACTGTAAAACAATGGGTCGTCAACTCCTTCTGCCCCGCCGTGCTCAAAAGTCATCAATGCGGTCTTGATACCTTTTTCTTCACATCTCTTTAGGCTCAGCATGGTCTCGATAAATGCATTACCATCTCCTTCCCAGGTAGCCACGACGCCATCGGCGTTTAACAACTGTGCTGAAGCGGCAACGAGATTGGCACAGCGTTTTTTGCCTTCCATTTCCTCGAAACGGCCTCTGAATAATACCACTCCGACAAAGTTAAGGGACTTCCCGTGTCTCTGGTACAGTTCCCTGATTAATGGATTATTGGTATGAAACCAAGTCGGCGTTTTCACATTGGGGTGGCTCCAGTTACCGTCGACCACAGCGCCATCCAGGATTTCA is a genomic window containing:
- a CDS encoding adenine deaminase — its product is MEKTVENLKTLIRAGRALIPAEKAILHGTLVNVMTSEIYPADVAIYQDTIVAVGDVQAYLGPETEIIDASGEYLVPGLIDGHIHSECSKLSITSFAKAVVPCGTTSMVSGLDEYISVSGLEGLREVLAEAERSPLKVFWGAPYKTPYTFPTSTIACNFNPEIHRVVQPWQECYGVWETVREAIQEEDENALGAIAEAAKNRLPIFGCAPMARGNDLNGYLCAGVRLDHESYDHEEVVEKMRKGMHMLIRESSVTHFLAENIRAVTEVNPALARRVSFCTDDVTPSDVLEKGHVDHLVRLAIAAGVEPMTAIQMATINSAEAYRIDDKVGSISPGRIADILLIDSPEQFRVQAVITNGKLVAKDGALTFNLEAPPRSAVLSSQLKCEKTTKEDFQYKVPIVKGTARVLAMNVEGPFVRKRRDVTLRVENGVVLPDSEQDVAMVSVLERFGVNGNRSLAFCSGWNLKRGAMASSAAPDDNNLIVMGVSAEDMAIAVNYLIANGGGQVLVADGDVLSFLPLPVGGIASDAEPAAVAAKEKELSAAAKQLGCNLPEPLMYMFFLPITAIPDYAITDVGPVDCVKLTTFDPILGLKEG
- a CDS encoding superoxide dismutase → MTYYLPDLPYPVNALEPWYDAETVRIHHDFHHKSYVDGLNKAEEKLKEARASGNFDLLKHWERELAFHGSGFILHNLFWTNMSPHGGGEAFGPIAQHIPLDFGSFAVFKNQMSAAAGSVEGSGWAVLVWNPFLRKLEILQVEKHQDLCLWGSFPLLVLDVWEHAYYLKYQNRRKEWINAWWNLVNWNDVNYHYRYAIKA
- a CDS encoding ABC transporter permease; amino-acid sequence: MSVLITSICAAAIVYAVSILYAAIGEIFSQRAGIMNLGIEGIMLMGAVSGFLTVVHTNNLALALLAVIGVGGVLGLVFAFLTVTLQADQTVCGMAFLIFGSGLSGFIGKNVTGIASAVKFEKIAIPLLSKIPVVGEIFFHQDLLVYFMYIIVPLSLFYIQKTRPGLILRALGENPASLDTAGTNVFRLRYLYVMFGCAMTAISGACITLSYTNFWNEGMTGGKGWIAFSLVAFSRWNPGFAALGALLFGGISILGMNLQVYLPGIPTQFYSMLPYAATVVALIITTGSFRKIHTAEPAALCQKYVREER
- a CDS encoding HD domain-containing protein — translated: MSDYPGGNKWGGSEHEMRAEDFLCKEHQDCLAKIRKRVEKMWNAPNEKPLPFYTTHGPEHCRAVESLIMKLIPRFAELKEEERFYLLASAWLHDIGMLRSVANEFNTDKDQIELTDSEIRDRHHLTSEKYIYEYYDRCGLEHKLNNTNHTEDKEIIGKICRYHRKREDINECARTLPIRYEAYHVQLLAAFLRLADALHIDSSRAPDYGYAICLAYDIPSELKMHWIKSKLVLGVIIDEEKHRITVSFRIPTLEQLKERNVDDPTWVLEKIEFIIKDVMNDLHTELASVMHILAKGGLAYYLDIQAERVTDYIERQLLNDLLSMVINYNILRNPSASNLIEMVLMSIANMSGYYLKEHTKATQVSKIPKEEIKSELKKFVAQIRQNLLEKRPCHIGLKHLIDRCELLCDQNLPANLSTFITEINTLYQLHFQRKSEIRESARLFFWDFVLPKERDVSQFKYNILLFGYSNLVVQALCGFRDCLITQQFSKDTQRKRYNIYSTELKKEISEQFRIFVCDGQPKTQLNLNNGVLFHDGFSLAYELIKMDFTDVILIPDIIAGNVMEHYEIDFIMMGANGFTKDQFKHSAGHHSIIKLKEHVNNKVSPEVVLVVTSDKFEKSGCSHQENDDPKQIKDESHPDMRIYGDHPDTFRDRQPAETSGYRFLRPENISTRDHIWFQTFDEMRKVNDSLLFYNPREDSIGIGSVDYVISDLGCYCSEEKTVQTRFESINTFTRRLMSMDE
- a CDS encoding ABC transporter ATP-binding protein, translated to MAKPALLEMKGITKKFENTLANDHIDLSLYPGEIHALLGENGSGKSTLMNILLGIYKPNTGEILYQGERVHMKSPKTAADLHIGMVHQHFALIPTLTVAENIFLSMSRCAFFLNQKKMEDQIRAYSEKFALPVDPGAKVWQLSVGEQQRVEIMKLLCRNSAVLVLDEPTAVLTPQEAGEMFKTLRKMANDGKSVIFISHKMNEVMAHADRITVLKNGKVEDEMLAAEATIPRLTKAVVGARGMEQIKLKPQKEQGNLLLEAKQLRVFNDKGLVALHDISFQLHTGEILAIAGVAGSGQRELAEALAGLRKVTSGSIVMSGADITKTSAKDRISRGIAFIPEDRLKMGLIPGMNMKQNTILKEFSAPAYSTGGILRNQAIAALTERHVQAHAIKHGGLDLPVSLMSGGNQQKLLIAREINGDPTLIIAAYPVRGLDIGATEAIHRILLAQRDRGACVLLISEELDEIFAMSDRVAVLCDGTLMGIRHTAETNYDEIGRLMSGASL
- a CDS encoding ABC transporter permease, translating into MKIGNIQFEKKQTVSLRKRILNPIVCVVLALVFSSLLIIANGFDPIAVYAKMISYSFLNARGLYNSINAALPLMFCGLSVAMAFKMNLNNIGAEGQYAIGAIFGGGFAIFGPALPTPLNLLVMFLLCALGGGLWAMIAAVLKAYWKVNETIVTLMLNYIALLFLDYLCYGPWMAPRQTTAMTTTIPKSMYLPSLGGTSSGVLLAIGIAILLLLFLKHTTGGYQIGVIRNSTRSAEYAGIPVKRYILIVFALSGALAGLAGFVEVTGIVHRVQAQLPGGSGYTGIVVAYLSQFNPLVVILVSILFGGLQNSCAAVQLMGVPSQIATMLQGTIMIFVIAGEFLNHYKITYYSAGNREVSKR
- a CDS encoding BMP family lipoprotein, translating into MKVSMKKKWISMLLIVAMAVTLLAGCSGSATEKASGTKLDYSSIKIGEITSLVVNDGGWCQATHESLLAAMTELGIPEENLKVIENVAEDQTSVSNAYNALASEGVNLIIGASAGYATFLSELAAQNPDIIVAQQGDQVSNLIGYQIRNYEGMFLAGYASALMSKNNTLGFAASMSEASVRAAINGYALGAKYANPKAKVQVVWANSWYDVDIETQSAKTLINQGIKYMGMEASSPAIPQTCEANGAYCIGYNVDMQALAPKAVLFSYVWNFAPIFKDIMASVVDGTASSDTYYYEGGDCAKITAFNDAIVPKDVQDKVLQAKADIESGKITVFGGELKDNEGNGLVPAGQTLSDDKINTQEFLVENVIGTWK